Proteins encoded in a region of the Acidimicrobiales bacterium genome:
- a CDS encoding GNAT family N-acetyltransferase gives MRQVEAGATHDLRRRVLRGHLPGASVEYPDDDCPGTVHLALEDADAAVVAIATTFPEATPHRPGARATRLRGMAVDPLWQGRGVGARLLEAVVDRARRDGYEVLWANGRDVALGFYARHGWEVVGEGFEAIGLPHHVVVLDL, from the coding sequence GTGCGACAGGTGGAGGCAGGGGCGACCCACGACCTGCGCCGGCGGGTGCTGCGCGGGCACCTCCCGGGCGCGTCGGTCGAGTACCCGGACGACGACTGCCCCGGGACCGTCCACCTGGCCCTCGAGGACGCCGACGCTGCGGTCGTCGCCATCGCCACGACCTTCCCGGAGGCCACGCCGCACCGGCCCGGCGCCCGTGCGACCCGGCTGCGGGGCATGGCCGTCGACCCGCTGTGGCAGGGCCGCGGCGTCGGCGCCCGGCTGCTGGAGGCGGTGGTCGACCGGGCCCGCCGGGACGGCTACGAGGTGCTCTGGGCCAACGGCCGTGACGTCGCCCTCGGGTTCTACGCCCGCCACGGGTGGGAGGTGGTGGGTGAGGGCTTCGAGGCCATCGGCCTG